A genomic window from Candidatus Edwardsbacteria bacterium includes:
- the guaB gene encoding IMP dehydrogenase, translating to MTKWLKGEGLTFDDVLLVPQRSEVLPNEVEIGTRFSRHIKLNIPLVSAAMDTVTEHRLAVALAREGGMGVIHKNLAIEDQASEVDRVKRSESGMVSNPISLSPEHLLIDALAMMRKFSISGIPITDPGGRLVGIITNRDLVFEKDHTKKIGDVMTKEDLITAPVGTTLDEASRILHQHRIEKLPIVDKKGMLKGLFTVKDVMKKEKHPNACKDSQGRLRVAAAIGVSGDYLERAEALVAAGVDALVIDTAHGHSIGVIAAVKKVKAKFPKVDLVAGNVATAEATRELIRAGVDAVKIGIGPGSICTTRVIAGVGVPQLTAVMEARAVALKYKIPIIADGGIKYSGDIVKALAAGADCIMIGNIFAGTEESPGETILLQGRSYKVYRGMGSLGAMRKGSADRYFQEKNTEEKKFVPEGIEGRIPYKGPLADTVYQLIGGLKSGMGYCGAANLKALQAKATFVRITNAGLKESHVHDVVITKEAPNYEVERG from the coding sequence ATGACCAAATGGCTTAAGGGCGAGGGGCTGACCTTTGACGATGTGCTGCTGGTCCCCCAGAGGTCCGAAGTGCTGCCCAACGAGGTGGAGATAGGCACCAGGTTCTCCCGGCACATAAAGCTGAACATCCCGCTGGTGTCGGCGGCCATGGACACCGTCACCGAGCACCGGCTGGCGGTGGCCCTGGCCCGGGAGGGCGGCATGGGGGTGATCCACAAGAACCTGGCCATCGAGGATCAGGCCTCCGAGGTGGACCGGGTCAAGCGTTCCGAGAGCGGGATGGTCTCCAATCCCATCTCCCTTTCGCCGGAGCACCTGCTGATAGACGCCCTGGCCATGATGAGAAAATTCTCCATCTCGGGCATCCCCATCACCGATCCGGGAGGCCGCTTGGTGGGCATCATCACCAACCGGGACCTGGTGTTCGAAAAGGACCACACCAAAAAGATCGGCGATGTGATGACCAAAGAGGACCTGATCACCGCCCCGGTGGGCACCACCCTGGACGAGGCCAGCCGGATCCTCCACCAGCACCGAATAGAAAAACTGCCCATCGTGGATAAAAAGGGGATGCTCAAGGGGCTGTTCACCGTCAAGGATGTGATGAAGAAGGAGAAGCACCCCAACGCCTGCAAGGACAGCCAGGGCCGCCTGCGGGTGGCCGCCGCCATCGGGGTTTCCGGCGATTATCTGGAGCGGGCCGAGGCCCTGGTGGCTGCCGGGGTGGATGCCCTGGTGATAGACACCGCCCACGGCCATTCCATCGGCGTCATCGCCGCGGTCAAGAAGGTCAAGGCCAAGTTCCCCAAGGTGGACCTGGTGGCCGGCAATGTGGCCACCGCCGAGGCCACCCGGGAGCTGATCCGGGCCGGGGTGGACGCCGTCAAGATAGGGATCGGGCCGGGCTCCATCTGCACCACCCGGGTGATAGCCGGGGTGGGGGTGCCGCAACTGACCGCGGTGATGGAGGCCAGGGCGGTGGCCCTTAAATACAAGATACCGATCATCGCCGACGGCGGGATAAAGTACTCCGGCGACATCGTCAAGGCGCTGGCGGCCGGGGCCGACTGCATCATGATCGGGAACATCTTCGCCGGCACCGAGGAGAGCCCGGGCGAGACCATTTTGCTGCAGGGCCGCAGCTACAAGGTCTACCGCGGGATGGGCTCCCTGGGCGCCATGCGCAAGGGCAGCGCCGACCGGTATTTCCAGGAGAAGAACACCGAGGAGAAGAAGTTCGTGCCCGAGGGCATCGAGGGCCGGATACCCTACAAGGGGCCGCTGGCCGATACCGTCTATCAATTGATCGGGGGCCTCAAGAGCGGGATGGGTTACTGCGGCGCGGCCAATCTGAAGGCCCTGCAGGCCAAGGCCACCTTTGTGAGGATAACCAACGCCGGGCTAAAGGAAAGCCATGTCCACGACGTGGTGATCACCAAGGAGGCTCCGAACTACGAGGTGGAACGGGGATAG
- the dapF gene encoding diaminopimelate epimerase translates to MNFYKMSGSGNDFVLLDNRAGQLPGDLSPLVQRLCHRRNGVGADGVLVIERSAQADFRMRYLNADGGEAAFCGNGGRCIAWFAHSIGAVGKSMTFQAGDGLHRAEVNADRVKLQMREPRDFDLRFLLDLDDRGYSASFADTGVPHVVIPVAELDDFPVAEAGRKIRHHDRFQPAGTNANFIEIADRHHLKIRTYERGVEDETLACGTGATAAAVVAARLGMAESPVECLTRGGETLTIHFQLEGEAVSQVFLEGRVQMVFQGEILSS, encoded by the coding sequence ATGAATTTCTACAAGATGTCCGGCAGCGGCAACGATTTCGTCCTGCTGGATAACCGCGCCGGGCAGTTGCCCGGCGATCTCTCCCCGCTGGTCCAAAGATTATGCCACCGCCGCAACGGGGTGGGGGCCGACGGGGTGCTGGTCATCGAAAGATCGGCCCAGGCCGACTTCCGGATGCGCTATCTCAACGCCGACGGCGGCGAGGCGGCCTTCTGCGGCAACGGCGGACGCTGCATCGCCTGGTTCGCCCATTCCATCGGGGCGGTTGGCAAATCAATGACCTTTCAGGCCGGGGACGGCCTGCATAGGGCCGAGGTCAATGCCGACCGGGTGAAACTGCAGATGCGGGAGCCCCGCGATTTCGACCTGCGTTTCCTGCTGGATCTGGACGACCGGGGATACTCCGCTTCCTTTGCCGATACCGGGGTGCCGCACGTGGTGATCCCGGTGGCCGAGCTGGACGATTTTCCGGTGGCGGAGGCGGGCCGCAAGATCAGGCATCACGACAGATTCCAGCCGGCCGGGACCAACGCCAATTTCATCGAGATAGCCGACCGCCACCACCTTAAGATCCGGACCTACGAGCGGGGGGTGGAGGACGAGACCCTGGCCTGCGGCACCGGAGCCACCGCGGCGGCGGTGGTGGCGGCCCGGCTGGGGATGGCCGAGTCCCCGGTGGAATGCCTGACCCGGGGCGGGGAGACACTGACCATCCACTTCCAGCTGGAGGGGGAGGCGGTCAGCCAGGTCTTTCTGGAGGGCCGGGTGCAGATGGTCTTTCAGGGGGAAATCCTGTCATCCTGA
- the argF gene encoding ornithine carbamoyltransferase, protein MKKDLLSVADLNKKEMDDLFALAIKIKKPTKAGRSPKLLTDKTMAMIFEKPSLRTRVTFETGMTQLGGHGIFLEMSLGKRESTPDIARNINRWVDLIMARTFAHKSIVEIADNTDIPVINALSDLEHPCQIFADFLTILEHKKRFKGLKLAYIGDGNNVCNSLLLAAATLGVNMTVGCPQGYEPDRGVWEKAQELAAKTKTTLQIVRDPREAARNADVIYTDVWASMGQESEKELKARVFAPYQINKNIIDAAKKDSIFLHCLPAHREEEVTSEVLDGPHSRVLDQAENRLHIQKAIMVTLVKNNARRPKAKKKK, encoded by the coding sequence ATGAAAAAGGACCTTCTCTCGGTAGCGGACTTGAATAAAAAGGAGATGGATGATCTTTTTGCGCTGGCGATAAAAATCAAGAAGCCGACCAAGGCCGGCAGGTCACCCAAGCTGTTGACCGACAAGACCATGGCCATGATCTTCGAAAAACCGTCCCTGCGCACCCGGGTCACCTTTGAGACCGGCATGACCCAGCTGGGCGGGCATGGAATATTTTTGGAAATGTCCCTGGGCAAGCGGGAGTCGACCCCGGACATCGCCCGCAACATCAACCGCTGGGTGGACCTGATAATGGCCCGCACCTTCGCCCACAAGAGCATCGTGGAGATAGCCGATAACACCGACATTCCGGTGATCAACGCCCTGTCGGACCTGGAGCATCCCTGCCAGATATTCGCCGACTTTCTGACCATCCTGGAGCACAAGAAGAGATTCAAGGGCCTGAAGCTGGCCTACATCGGCGACGGCAACAACGTCTGCAATTCGCTGCTGCTGGCCGCCGCCACTTTGGGCGTCAACATGACGGTGGGCTGCCCGCAGGGCTACGAGCCGGACCGCGGGGTCTGGGAGAAGGCCCAGGAACTGGCCGCCAAGACCAAGACCACCCTGCAGATCGTGCGTGATCCGCGGGAGGCCGCCCGCAACGCCGACGTCATCTACACCGACGTCTGGGCCTCGATGGGCCAGGAGTCCGAGAAGGAGCTCAAAGCCCGGGTGTTCGCCCCCTACCAGATCAACAAGAACATCATCGACGCCGCCAAAAAGGACTCCATCTTCCTGCACTGCCTGCCGGCCCACCGGGAGGAGGAGGTCACCAGCGAGGTGCTGGACGGCCCGCACTCGCGGGTGCTGGACCAGGCCGAAAACCGGCTGCATATCCAGAAGGCGATAATGGTGACCCTGGTCAAGAACAATGCCCGCAGGCCCAAGGCCAAAAAGAAGAAATAA
- a CDS encoding aminotransferase class I/II-fold pyridoxal phosphate-dependent enzyme, translated as MSHGKVKFNTLAVHGAGMPDLSKIRPVSMPIYQSSEFVFNSAEQGAAVMSGQEPGFVYTRLGNPTSQDFEKRMALLEGTDEGISFASGLAAIAAVILTYCRPGDNIISSAPIYGGTFGLFKDLLPKMNIEIIYLPANDIHNLLSAKANDKTKLVYIETPANPTLDVVDIAETVKAARQKNLKVVIDNTFATPCLQRPIEMGVDIVLHSATKYICGHGDTMGGVVVGPKAEIDQIRPMAFKNLGGSIAPLTAWLMSRGLQTLPLRVERHSQNAMVIARFLEKHPQVLRACYPGLESCPAHQIAKKQMSGGFGGVLAIDLKGGREAGRKFQNNLRLCKLAVSLGSVDTLVTHPASTTHLAYSEEDLASVGMTAGFVRIAVGIEDPEDIMADLDQALANC; from the coding sequence ATGTCTCACGGAAAGGTCAAGTTCAACACCCTGGCGGTGCACGGGGCCGGCATGCCGGACCTAAGCAAGATCAGGCCGGTCTCCATGCCCATCTACCAGTCATCGGAATTCGTCTTCAACTCGGCCGAGCAGGGTGCGGCGGTGATGTCCGGGCAGGAGCCGGGCTTCGTCTACACCCGGCTGGGCAATCCCACCAGCCAGGATTTTGAAAAACGGATGGCCCTGCTGGAGGGCACCGACGAGGGCATATCCTTCGCCTCGGGGCTGGCGGCCATCGCCGCGGTGATACTGACCTACTGCCGCCCCGGCGACAACATCATCTCCTCGGCCCCCATCTACGGGGGGACCTTCGGGCTGTTCAAGGACCTGCTGCCCAAGATGAACATCGAGATCATCTACCTGCCGGCCAATGACATTCACAATCTGCTGTCGGCCAAGGCCAACGATAAAACCAAGCTGGTCTACATAGAGACCCCGGCCAACCCCACCCTGGACGTGGTGGACATCGCCGAGACCGTCAAGGCGGCCAGGCAGAAGAACCTGAAAGTGGTCATCGACAACACCTTCGCCACGCCCTGCCTGCAGAGGCCGATCGAGATGGGGGTGGACATCGTCCTGCACTCGGCCACCAAGTACATCTGCGGACACGGCGACACCATGGGCGGGGTGGTGGTCGGGCCCAAGGCCGAGATCGACCAGATCCGGCCCATGGCCTTCAAGAACCTGGGAGGATCCATCGCGCCCCTCACCGCCTGGCTGATGTCCCGCGGCCTGCAGACCCTGCCCCTGCGGGTGGAGCGCCACTCCCAGAACGCCATGGTCATCGCCCGGTTTCTGGAGAAACACCCCCAGGTCTTGCGCGCCTGCTACCCGGGCCTGGAATCCTGTCCGGCCCATCAGATCGCCAAAAAACAGATGAGCGGCGGCTTCGGCGGGGTGCTGGCCATCGACCTGAAGGGCGGGCGCGAGGCCGGCCGCAAATTCCAGAACAACCTCAGGCTGTGCAAGCTGGCGGTCAGCCTGGGCAGCGTGGACACCCTGGTCACCCACCCGGCCTCCACCACCCATCTGGCCTATTCCGAGGAGGACCTGGCCTCGGTGGGCATGACCGCCGGTTTCGTCCGGATAGCGGTGGGCATCGAGGATCCGGAGGATATTATGGCCGACCTGGACCAGGCGCTGGCCAATTGCTAA
- a CDS encoding sodium ion-translocating decarboxylase subunit beta, translated as MNAIIHHLSLLIQMSGMANLSLGNVIMMAVSLTLVYLAVFKGFEPLLLLPIGFGAFLANLPLSNVVGHDGLLTLIYNVGVSTEVLPTMMFMVIGALTDFGPLLANPSTFLMGAAAQFGVFAALLIATALGFNLAEAGAIGIIGGADGPTAIFTASKLAPHLLGPIAVAAYTYMSLVPLIQPPIMRLMTTKKERTTEMKQLRHVSHRERIIFPIAISIITALLLPQAIALIGTMMLGNIIRESGVTERLSKTLQNELCNIVTILLAASVGATMEAGNFLSLSTLKIVALGLAAFGFSTFGGMLLGKLFYVVSGGKVNPLIGSAGVSAVPMAARVSQVEGQRENKHNFLLMHAMGPNVAGVLGTAMAAGVLISLLK; from the coding sequence ATGAACGCCATAATTCACCACCTCTCACTGCTGATCCAAATGTCCGGGATGGCCAATCTGTCGCTGGGCAATGTGATCATGATGGCGGTCTCCCTGACCCTGGTCTACCTGGCGGTTTTCAAGGGATTTGAGCCGCTGCTTCTTCTGCCCATCGGATTCGGGGCCTTTCTGGCCAACCTGCCGCTGTCGAACGTGGTGGGCCATGACGGGCTGCTGACATTGATCTACAACGTGGGCGTTTCCACCGAGGTGCTGCCCACCATGATGTTCATGGTGATCGGGGCCCTGACCGATTTCGGCCCGCTGCTGGCCAATCCTTCCACTTTCCTGATGGGAGCCGCCGCCCAGTTCGGGGTGTTCGCCGCTTTGCTGATAGCCACCGCCCTGGGCTTCAACCTGGCCGAGGCCGGGGCCATCGGCATCATCGGCGGGGCCGACGGGCCGACCGCCATCTTCACCGCCAGCAAGCTGGCCCCCCACCTGCTGGGGCCGATCGCGGTGGCGGCCTACACCTACATGTCCCTGGTGCCGCTGATCCAGCCGCCCATCATGAGGCTGATGACCACCAAGAAGGAGCGGACCACCGAGATGAAGCAGCTGCGGCACGTCAGCCACCGGGAGCGGATAATATTTCCCATCGCCATCTCCATCATCACCGCCCTGCTGCTGCCCCAGGCCATCGCCCTGATCGGCACCATGATGCTGGGGAACATCATCCGGGAGAGCGGCGTTACCGAGCGTCTTTCCAAGACCCTGCAGAACGAGCTGTGCAACATCGTCACCATTTTGCTGGCCGCTTCGGTGGGGGCCACCATGGAGGCCGGTAATTTCCTGAGCCTGTCCACCCTCAAGATAGTGGCCCTGGGGCTGGCGGCCTTTGGGTTCAGCACCTTCGGCGGCATGCTGCTGGGTAAACTGTTTTACGTTGTCAGCGGTGGCAAGGTCAACCCGCTGATCGGTTCGGCCGGGGTGTCGGCGGTTCCCATGGCCGCCCGGGTCTCCCAGGTGGAAGGGCAGCGGGAGAACAAGCACAATTTCCTGCTGATGCACGCCATGGGTCCCAATGTGGCCGGGGTGCTGGGCACCGCCATGGCCGCCGGGGTGCTGATCTCCCTGTTGAAGTAA
- a CDS encoding OadG family protein: MSNDFVGMGGALIVCLIAQTIVFIALAIMAGVISLVGRLAGDKNGTPEVQPMPARSSAPAETDDSEIAAVVMGALSAELNKVNGPVQSTAAQGSAWRLVSLQEAAKGRSRK, encoded by the coding sequence ATGTCTAACGATTTTGTGGGGATGGGCGGGGCCCTGATCGTCTGCCTGATCGCCCAGACCATTGTCTTTATCGCCCTGGCCATCATGGCCGGAGTGATATCCCTGGTGGGCAGGCTGGCCGGGGATAAGAACGGGACCCCGGAGGTCCAGCCGATGCCGGCCCGATCATCCGCCCCGGCCGAAACCGACGACTCCGAGATAGCCGCGGTGGTGATGGGGGCCTTGTCGGCCGAACTGAACAAGGTCAATGGCCCGGTCCAATCTACGGCGGCCCAGGGCAGTGCCTGGAGGCTGGTCTCGCTGCAGGAAGCGGCCAAGGGAAGGAGCAGAAAATGA
- a CDS encoding electron transfer flavoprotein subunit alpha, which translates to MSDIEIIQDKCVGCGACLASCPYGAISLQDNLAVIDDDKCTLCGACVASCGFDAILIRKDPVEKADISGFKGVWVFAEQKDGQVQSISYELMGEGRKLADALGVELAAVIMGKDIEAACQELVWRGADKVYAADDPALEHFCDEPYARIMASLIKEYKPEIVLGGASTIGRALIPKVAIKVRTGLTADCTSLAIDEERRILLQTRPAFGGNIMATIICPNHRPQMATVRHKVMKEAECDKTRQGQIIKKSYDKAILASRTTVAQVIEEATNLIKLTEADIIVSGGRGLKAPENFRLVEALAKAVGGAVGASRAAVDAGWIPYSHQVGQTGKTVAPKLYIACGISGAIQHLVGMQSSDCIIAVNKDPEAPIFKVASYGIVGDVFEVLPALTKKLQETCGK; encoded by the coding sequence ATGAGCGATATAGAGATCATCCAGGACAAATGCGTGGGCTGCGGGGCCTGCCTGGCCTCCTGCCCCTACGGGGCCATCAGCCTGCAGGACAACCTGGCGGTCATCGACGACGACAAGTGCACCCTGTGCGGGGCCTGCGTGGCCTCCTGCGGTTTCGATGCCATTTTGATCCGCAAGGATCCGGTGGAGAAGGCCGACATCTCCGGCTTCAAGGGGGTGTGGGTGTTCGCCGAGCAGAAGGACGGACAGGTGCAGAGCATCTCCTACGAGCTGATGGGCGAGGGCCGCAAGCTGGCCGACGCCCTGGGGGTGGAGCTGGCGGCAGTGATAATGGGCAAGGACATCGAAGCCGCCTGCCAGGAGCTGGTGTGGCGCGGAGCCGACAAGGTCTATGCCGCCGACGATCCGGCCCTGGAGCATTTTTGCGACGAGCCCTATGCCAGGATCATGGCATCCCTGATCAAGGAATACAAACCGGAGATCGTGCTGGGCGGGGCCTCCACCATCGGCCGGGCCCTGATACCCAAGGTGGCCATCAAGGTCCGCACCGGCCTGACCGCCGACTGCACCTCGCTGGCCATCGACGAGGAGAGAAGGATCCTGCTGCAGACCCGTCCGGCCTTCGGGGGGAACATCATGGCCACCATCATCTGCCCCAACCACCGGCCCCAGATGGCCACGGTGCGGCACAAGGTGATGAAGGAGGCCGAGTGCGACAAAACCCGCCAAGGCCAGATCATCAAAAAATCATATGACAAAGCCATTTTGGCCTCCCGCACCACGGTGGCCCAGGTCATCGAAGAGGCCACCAACCTGATCAAGCTGACCGAGGCCGACATCATCGTCTCCGGCGGCCGGGGGCTGAAGGCCCCGGAGAACTTCAGGCTGGTGGAGGCCCTGGCCAAAGCGGTGGGCGGGGCGGTGGGCGCCTCCCGGGCGGCGGTGGATGCCGGCTGGATACCCTATTCCCACCAGGTGGGGCAGACCGGCAAGACGGTGGCCCCCAAGTTGTATATCGCCTGCGGGATCAGCGGGGCCATCCAGCATTTGGTGGGCATGCAGTCCTCGGACTGCATCATCGCCGTCAACAAGGACCCCGAGGCCCCCATCTTCAAGGTGGCCAGTTATGGGATAGTGGGCGATGTCTTCGAGGTGCTTCCGGCCCTGACCAAGAAACTGCAGGAAACCTGCGGAAAGTAA
- a CDS encoding GxxExxY protein — MKLDSQNYKYSELTDKILKAFYKVYNALGYGFLEKVYENAMMIELKSEGLEATFQSPIKVIYDNQTIGEYFADILVENKVIVEIKAGKCFALEHEAQLLNYLKATEIEVGLLLNFGIKPEIKRKAFNNPRKNQRQSA, encoded by the coding sequence ATGAAGCTTGATTCGCAGAATTATAAATATTCCGAACTGACGGACAAAATATTAAAAGCATTTTACAAGGTGTACAATGCTTTGGGTTACGGATTTCTGGAAAAGGTATATGAAAATGCGATGATGATTGAGTTGAAAAGCGAAGGATTGGAGGCAACCTTTCAATCCCCAATCAAAGTGATATATGATAACCAGACGATAGGTGAATATTTCGCTGATATATTGGTGGAGAACAAAGTTATTGTCGAAATAAAGGCTGGAAAATGTTTTGCCTTAGAGCATGAAGCACAATTATTGAATTATCTCAAAGCCACAGAAATCGAAGTAGGTTTATTATTGAACTTTGGCATAAAACCTGAAATAAAGAGAAAAGCTTTTAATAACCCAAGGAAAAATCAGAGGCAATCAGCGTAA
- a CDS encoding electron transfer flavoprotein subunit beta/FixA family protein: MNIVVCIKQVPDTTDVRIDPATNTLIREGVPSIINPFDMYAIEEALRLREKLGGKVTVISMGPPQVIDALREAISMGVDDAVLLSDRAFAGADTWATSYTLSMGIKKMGGAEVILCGKQAIDGDTAQVGPGVAEFLDIPQVTYVKKIEQIDDKKARVWRMTEEGYEVVDTSLPAMFTVVKEINEPRLPSLKGKMRAKSFQPTVWKAADIAADEKNIGLNGSPTNVVKIFTPPVRSGGVILQGDVNQAVEKVVNGLKEQQII, translated from the coding sequence ATGAACATCGTCGTCTGTATCAAGCAGGTGCCGGACACCACCGATGTCCGGATCGATCCGGCCACCAACACCCTGATCCGCGAGGGGGTGCCCTCCATCATCAATCCCTTCGACATGTATGCCATCGAGGAGGCCCTGAGGCTTCGGGAGAAGCTGGGGGGCAAGGTCACCGTAATCTCCATGGGGCCGCCCCAGGTGATCGATGCTTTGAGAGAAGCCATCTCCATGGGGGTGGATGACGCCGTCCTGCTTTCCGACCGGGCCTTTGCCGGGGCCGACACCTGGGCCACCTCCTACACCCTGTCCATGGGCATCAAAAAAATGGGCGGGGCGGAGGTGATCCTGTGCGGCAAGCAGGCCATCGACGGCGATACCGCCCAGGTGGGGCCGGGGGTGGCCGAATTCCTGGACATCCCCCAGGTGACCTACGTCAAGAAGATCGAGCAGATCGACGACAAAAAGGCCCGGGTGTGGCGGATGACCGAGGAGGGCTACGAGGTGGTGGACACCTCCCTGCCGGCCATGTTCACCGTGGTCAAGGAGATCAACGAACCGCGCCTGCCGTCGCTGAAGGGCAAGATGAGGGCCAAATCCTTCCAGCCCACCGTCTGGAAGGCCGCCGATATCGCGGCCGACGAGAAGAACATCGGGCTCAACGGCTCGCCCACCAACGTGGTGAAGATCTTCACCCCTCCGGTGCGCTCGGGAGGGGTGATCCTGCAGGGCGATGTCAACCAAGCGGTGGAGAAGGTGGTCAACGGACTGAAAGAACAGCAAATAATATAA
- a CDS encoding MATE family efflux transporter yields the protein MALPLIMSTASWSVQHFVDRMFLTWYSPEAIAAAMPAGMLNFALMCIFLGTAGYVSTFVAQYYGAKQVKQIGPMIWQGIYIAAIGGLLTLLLIPWAGDIFRWVGHEPPVQKNEAEYFAILCAGALPALMASALSGFYSGLGKTVPVMWVNIFATAINIVFDYLMIFGHGGFPEMGMAGAAWATVFSAVFSVAAYGLLIFRPKHNRIYNTLGGWRFDKTRFVSLLRFGFPNGIQFFVDMAGFTFFILLVGRLGSDNLAASNIAFNVNTLAFMPMIGFGIATSVLVGQYLGGEDPQTASRSVYSAFHLTFLYMAAVALLYFFWPDLFLMPYAARSDPARFESISRITVILLRFVAVYSLFDGFNIIFSSAIKGAGDTKFVMYMVLALSLGLLSIPSYLAIVVMKAGIYVSWTIASVYVVALGLAFYFRFLGGRWKGMRVIEPAAPALVMHPETPAVE from the coding sequence ATGGCCCTGCCGCTGATCATGAGCACCGCCTCCTGGTCGGTCCAGCATTTCGTGGACCGGATGTTCCTGACCTGGTATTCCCCGGAGGCCATCGCCGCGGCCATGCCGGCCGGCATGCTGAACTTCGCCCTGATGTGCATCTTCCTGGGCACCGCCGGCTATGTCAGCACCTTCGTGGCCCAGTACTACGGGGCCAAACAGGTAAAACAGATCGGCCCCATGATCTGGCAGGGGATCTACATCGCCGCCATCGGAGGTCTGCTTACATTGCTGCTGATACCCTGGGCCGGCGACATCTTCCGGTGGGTGGGACACGAACCGCCGGTGCAGAAGAACGAGGCGGAATATTTTGCCATCCTCTGTGCCGGGGCCCTGCCGGCCCTGATGGCCTCGGCCCTGTCGGGCTTCTATTCCGGCCTGGGAAAGACCGTGCCGGTGATGTGGGTCAACATCTTCGCCACCGCCATCAACATCGTCTTCGACTACCTGATGATCTTCGGACACGGCGGATTTCCCGAAATGGGGATGGCCGGGGCGGCCTGGGCCACGGTTTTTTCGGCGGTGTTCTCGGTGGCGGCCTATGGGCTGCTGATCTTCCGGCCCAAGCATAACCGGATCTACAACACCCTGGGCGGGTGGAGGTTCGACAAGACCCGGTTCGTTTCCCTGCTGAGATTCGGGTTTCCCAACGGCATCCAGTTCTTCGTGGACATGGCCGGGTTCACCTTTTTCATCCTGCTGGTGGGCCGGCTGGGCAGCGACAACCTGGCGGCCTCCAACATCGCCTTCAACGTCAACACCCTGGCCTTCATGCCCATGATCGGGTTCGGGATCGCCACCTCGGTGCTGGTGGGGCAGTATCTGGGCGGGGAAGACCCCCAAACCGCCAGCCGCAGCGTCTATTCGGCCTTTCACCTGACCTTCCTCTACATGGCGGCGGTGGCCCTGCTGTATTTCTTCTGGCCCGATCTTTTTTTGATGCCCTACGCCGCCAGGTCAGACCCCGCCCGCTTCGAATCCATCAGCCGGATAACGGTGATCCTGCTGCGGTTCGTAGCGGTCTATTCCCTGTTCGACGGGTTCAACATCATCTTCTCCTCGGCCATCAAAGGAGCCGGCGACACCAAGTTCGTGATGTACATGGTGCTGGCCCTGTCCCTGGGGCTGCTGTCGATCCCCAGCTATCTGGCCATAGTGGTGATGAAGGCCGGGATCTACGTTTCCTGGACCATCGCCTCGGTATATGTGGTGGCCCTGGGATTGGCCTTCTATTTCCGTTTTTTGGGCGGCAGGTGGAAGGGCATGCGGGTGATCGAGCCGGCGGCCCCGGCCCTGGTGATGCATCCGGAAACGCCGGCGGTGGAGTGA